A single window of Fervidicoccus fontis Kam940 DNA harbors:
- a CDS encoding carbon-nitrogen hydrolase family protein yields MNSEFELIVVQHKREDDLEKNLMRLIKNLRAIKIEKNSIIVLPEVWLTKEILEYSTLKSFLTQLEILSNELGVWMVPGAFYVRENGKALSKSYIISPKGESKAISEKIFPSYPMKERNEISPGSFLKVEDLGFTKIGVIICVDAMYPELSRLLAIRGAELILNPSSIPENRVQLWESISVTRASENTVYWASVILTGTSYPDGRKVLGGSIVVDPGGRIILKSGASEEIVRVTLDKNVLENQRKRWVYLEDVKKSALWEVYKRLDSFIGY; encoded by the coding sequence ATGAATAGTGAGTTTGAATTAATTGTTGTACAGCATAAAAGGGAAGATGATTTAGAAAAGAATTTAATGCGTCTAATAAAAAATCTTAGGGCCATAAAAATAGAAAAAAACTCAATAATTGTCCTCCCGGAAGTATGGCTGACAAAAGAAATTTTAGAATATAGCACACTTAAATCATTTCTAACGCAACTTGAAATTTTATCCAATGAACTTGGAGTTTGGATGGTACCAGGAGCGTTTTATGTTAGAGAAAATGGAAAGGCATTAAGCAAGAGTTATATCATTTCACCAAAGGGAGAATCTAAAGCAATTTCTGAAAAGATATTTCCGAGTTATCCAATGAAGGAAAGAAATGAAATATCGCCGGGATCATTTCTCAAGGTTGAAGATTTAGGATTTACTAAAATCGGAGTTATAATTTGCGTTGATGCTATGTATCCTGAGCTATCAAGGCTATTGGCTATAAGAGGTGCCGAACTTATTCTTAATCCTTCCAGCATTCCTGAAAATAGGGTTCAACTTTGGGAAAGCATTTCTGTTACAAGAGCTTCTGAAAACACCGTGTATTGGGCTTCAGTAATATTAACTGGAACAAGCTATCCTGATGGAAGGAAAGTACTTGGAGGGAGTATAGTTGTTGATCCGGGAGGAAGGATTATACTCAAATCAGGAGCTTCTGAGGAGATTGTCAGAGTAACACTAGATAAGAACGTTTTAGAAAACCAAAGAAAACGATGGGTTTATCTTGAAGATGTGAAAAAATCAGCACTTTGGGAAGTATATAAAAGGCTCGATTCTTTTATTGGCTATTGA
- a CDS encoding universal stress protein, translated as MKNIYEKIVIGFDGSASSRLALQKACELGERFGSELNVVLVIEPLDVYYGEPIPDVEISKQKEAANMIIEKAKKIAANYKIKNVNYMVKYGVPANEIMKTATDIKADLIVVGRKSKKGLLEKVLLGSVSQSIVNLSKDIDVLITPYIEPTD; from the coding sequence GTGAAAAATATTTACGAGAAAATAGTAATAGGTTTCGATGGTAGCGCTTCATCAAGATTAGCTCTTCAGAAGGCTTGCGAGTTAGGGGAAAGATTTGGCTCAGAACTTAACGTAGTTTTGGTAATTGAGCCTTTAGATGTCTATTATGGAGAGCCAATACCTGATGTTGAAATCAGCAAACAAAAAGAAGCTGCAAATATGATTATTGAAAAAGCTAAAAAGATTGCTGCAAATTATAAAATAAAAAACGTGAACTACATGGTAAAGTATGGAGTACCTGCAAATGAAATAATGAAAACCGCAACAGATATAAAGGCAGATTTAATTGTTGTTGGAAGAAAAAGCAAAAAGGGTTTATTAGAAAAAGTATTACTGGGTAGCGTAAGTCAATCTATAGTAAACTTAAGCAAAGACATAGATGTACTCATAACCCCATATATAGAACCAACTGATTAA
- a CDS encoding inositol monophosphatase family protein, whose protein sequence is MNISRKIAEEASKELAKISQDERSFEHLDKGKETIKADKLSEDLIIEMLKNEGIRGTIVTEESEVIKEGNENIIAIIDPLDGSKNYARGIKWCSVSIAFAEQRGNGINDIVAGTVKPVFFNESFSFYKRGGVFVNNEKYYIKKQPGIDKEKYYAVYFDNDNAIETVKNIREKLINRGYIATFRSLGSAALELALVSIGKIDGFIDARSKLRIVDAAAGIGMIIENGGVVRGLDGEDFLDIDLKKMYRFKSLIALSSIEEARTVFG, encoded by the coding sequence ATGAACATAAGCAGAAAGATCGCAGAAGAAGCTTCCAAAGAACTTGCTAAAATTTCACAGGATGAAAGATCTTTTGAACATTTAGACAAAGGAAAAGAAACAATAAAGGCAGACAAGTTATCAGAAGATTTAATAATCGAAATGCTTAAAAACGAAGGAATCAGGGGAACAATAGTTACTGAAGAATCTGAAGTTATAAAAGAAGGCAATGAAAATATAATTGCGATAATAGACCCTTTAGACGGTTCAAAGAACTACGCCAGAGGAATTAAGTGGTGTTCTGTTAGTATAGCTTTCGCAGAACAAAGAGGAAATGGTATTAATGATATTGTCGCGGGAACAGTAAAGCCGGTATTCTTTAATGAGTCATTTAGTTTTTATAAAAGAGGGGGAGTTTTTGTCAATAACGAAAAATATTACATAAAAAAGCAGCCAGGCATTGATAAAGAAAAATACTATGCTGTATATTTTGACAACGATAATGCTATCGAGACGGTAAAAAACATACGGGAAAAGCTTATTAATAGGGGATATATAGCGACATTTAGAAGCCTTGGAAGCGCTGCACTTGAACTTGCACTCGTTTCTATAGGAAAAATTGACGGTTTTATAGATGCAAGGTCAAAATTGAGAATTGTAGATGCTGCGGCAGGAATTGGTATGATAATAGAAAATGGTGGAGTAGTAAGAGGATTAGATGGTGAAGATTTTTTAGACATTGATCTTAAAAAGATGTATAGATTTAAAAGTTTGATAGCCTTAAGTTCAATAGAAGAAGCAAGGACTGTTTTTGGATGA
- the ileS gene encoding isoleucine--tRNA ligase, which yields MSWNLISNYDPLKIEEIVIRYWTENGIRKKVLKEVWDSREGSEIFSFLEGPPTTNGYMHAGHARGRIYKDVMIRYHMIKGFRVWAQGGWDTQGLPVELEVEKKFKVKSKKEIEEKIGVEKFIEECKKSVDHYISEWISDNERLAVWLDYEDAYQTRNPKYLETVWSFVKNAYEEGLLYKSYSVVPRCPRCGTALSNHELSLGSEIVKDPSLYFKVKSLDGDFYFAVWTTTPWTIIANRALAVNPQSDYVLVEIKGEKLLIAEPLLNSLLSKLQVKDAKITAKYKGSELVGKRYVHPLSEEVPKNSNCSPPECTVVSADYVTMTEGTGIVHTAPAHGPEDFETAKKYGLEVWTPLKDNGYFGEDAGIFSGMWFKDASKAVVEALKEKGLVLHYEEIEHEYPHCWRCGTPLIYYPTSQWFIKTTAIVNRMREYLKNVKFRPSWGYNRMDAWVEASRDWCISRERYWGTPLPIWICPKCGHIEVFGSIEELSKAAGVDVKDPHKPYIDQLHIKCPKCGEEMKREPFVMDVWADSGVAHTAALKQLNKQHLHKYIFPYSFALEPPEQVRGWFYTLLITSTVLNDSSPFKMLGMHGLILDAEGQKMSKSKGNVVFAREALKKHGADQLRLFMCYRNSPWQDIRYVDKEISEIGSKLRVFYNVVKFFISYAELDKWNASAIEEDMKNITNVDKWILTKEESVMKSVYESIENFDLHSASKALFDFLVEDVSRRYIVAVRPRVWTEENTKDKRAAYATIFTLLKHSIPLIGIFTPFIAEYIYQTVWRKVGIEPKESVMLEVAKPLPKDYLDNTAFENVEEAMKVIDTIVSYRGERGIKRRMPLKKIVILWSNEIKEKEEYISLISTMANITSVEFVARPPEKFVKELQAIGGKSKIYIIEEIDKETYELGLAKEVIRRIQIMRKENNLEYSDKVNVKYYTDSEELESAIIKHIDYIKNETRAVEISKESISEGKRFEIEEYVIVLKIEKINSQ from the coding sequence TTGAGCTGGAATCTAATTTCAAATTATGATCCGCTTAAAATAGAAGAAATTGTGATAAGATACTGGACTGAGAATGGAATAAGGAAAAAGGTGCTAAAAGAAGTTTGGGATTCTAGAGAAGGATCCGAAATTTTCTCATTTTTAGAAGGTCCTCCAACGACAAATGGATATATGCATGCAGGACATGCGAGAGGGAGAATATACAAAGATGTGATGATTAGATACCATATGATAAAGGGCTTTAGAGTTTGGGCTCAAGGGGGATGGGACACTCAAGGTTTGCCAGTTGAGTTAGAAGTAGAGAAGAAGTTTAAGGTTAAAAGCAAAAAGGAGATAGAAGAGAAGATAGGTGTCGAAAAGTTTATTGAAGAATGCAAGAAAAGCGTTGATCATTATATATCAGAATGGATATCTGATAATGAAAGGCTTGCGGTATGGCTTGATTATGAAGATGCTTACCAAACAAGGAATCCTAAATATTTAGAGACCGTATGGTCTTTCGTTAAAAATGCATATGAAGAAGGTCTTCTGTACAAATCCTACAGCGTCGTGCCGCGATGTCCGAGGTGTGGAACAGCTCTTAGCAATCATGAATTAAGCTTGGGAAGCGAAATAGTAAAAGATCCGAGTTTGTACTTTAAGGTAAAGAGCCTGGATGGAGATTTTTACTTTGCTGTTTGGACAACTACGCCGTGGACTATAATCGCGAATAGAGCTTTAGCCGTTAATCCTCAATCAGATTATGTCCTAGTAGAAATAAAAGGAGAAAAACTCCTTATAGCCGAGCCATTACTCAACTCCTTGCTGTCTAAGTTGCAAGTAAAGGATGCAAAAATAACTGCCAAATATAAAGGAAGTGAGCTAGTTGGAAAAAGATATGTTCATCCGCTTTCAGAAGAAGTTCCAAAGAACTCTAATTGTAGCCCACCAGAATGCACTGTTGTGAGTGCAGATTATGTGACAATGACTGAAGGTACAGGTATAGTTCACACAGCACCTGCCCATGGTCCTGAAGATTTTGAGACTGCGAAAAAATATGGATTAGAAGTATGGACTCCATTAAAAGATAATGGGTATTTTGGAGAAGATGCAGGGATATTTTCAGGTATGTGGTTCAAAGATGCAAGCAAAGCTGTTGTTGAAGCTCTTAAGGAAAAAGGTCTAGTTTTGCATTATGAAGAAATAGAACACGAATATCCTCATTGCTGGAGGTGCGGTACGCCTCTAATATACTATCCGACTAGTCAGTGGTTTATTAAAACTACTGCTATTGTCAATAGGATGAGGGAGTATCTCAAAAATGTTAAGTTCAGGCCTTCTTGGGGATATAATAGAATGGATGCTTGGGTGGAGGCAAGTAGAGACTGGTGCATTTCAAGGGAAAGATATTGGGGAACTCCTCTGCCAATATGGATATGTCCGAAGTGTGGGCATATAGAAGTTTTTGGGAGCATAGAAGAGCTTAGTAAAGCTGCAGGAGTGGATGTAAAGGATCCGCATAAGCCATATATAGATCAGTTGCATATAAAATGTCCAAAATGTGGCGAAGAAATGAAAAGAGAGCCATTTGTTATGGATGTCTGGGCAGATAGCGGTGTTGCCCATACAGCTGCATTAAAGCAGTTAAATAAACAACATCTTCATAAGTATATATTCCCATATTCATTTGCTTTGGAACCTCCTGAACAGGTGAGAGGTTGGTTCTATACGCTTTTAATAACCAGTACTGTTCTGAACGATTCATCGCCATTTAAAATGCTCGGTATGCATGGGTTAATACTAGATGCTGAAGGGCAAAAGATGAGCAAAAGCAAAGGGAATGTCGTGTTCGCTAGGGAGGCTTTAAAAAAGCACGGGGCAGATCAGCTTAGGCTTTTCATGTGCTATAGGAACTCACCTTGGCAGGATATTAGATATGTCGATAAGGAGATTTCAGAAATAGGAAGTAAACTCAGAGTATTCTATAACGTTGTTAAATTTTTCATATCATATGCAGAGTTAGACAAATGGAATGCGTCTGCTATTGAAGAAGATATGAAGAATATAACAAATGTTGACAAATGGATACTGACAAAGGAAGAAAGCGTAATGAAAAGCGTGTATGAAAGCATAGAGAACTTCGATTTGCATAGCGCTTCTAAAGCATTGTTTGATTTCTTGGTTGAAGACGTAAGCAGGAGATATATAGTTGCAGTAAGGCCGAGAGTTTGGACCGAAGAAAATACTAAGGATAAAAGAGCAGCATACGCGACAATATTCACTTTGCTAAAGCACTCAATACCGCTTATAGGCATTTTTACTCCATTCATTGCTGAATACATATATCAAACAGTGTGGCGCAAGGTTGGGATCGAACCCAAGGAATCTGTTATGCTTGAAGTCGCAAAACCATTGCCCAAAGATTATTTAGATAATACCGCATTTGAGAATGTAGAGGAAGCAATGAAGGTTATAGATACTATTGTGAGTTATAGAGGAGAAAGAGGCATAAAGAGAAGGATGCCCTTAAAAAAGATCGTAATTCTCTGGTCGAATGAAATTAAAGAAAAAGAAGAATACATATCACTAATTTCTACAATGGCGAATATTACAAGCGTTGAATTTGTAGCCAGACCGCCAGAAAAATTTGTAAAAGAGCTTCAAGCAATTGGAGGAAAGTCTAAGATTTACATTATTGAAGAAATTGATAAAGAAACCTATGAGCTCGGTCTTGCAAAAGAGGTCATTAGAAGGATACAGATAATGAGGAAGGAAAACAACTTGGAGTATAGCGATAAGGTTAATGTGAAGTATTATACAGATTCTGAAGAGCTGGAAAGTGCGATTATAAAACATATCGACTACATTAAGAACGAAACTCGTGCGGTGGAGATAAGTAAAGAAAGCATAAGTGAAGGAAAAAGATTTGAAATAGAAGAGTATGTTATAGTGCTAAAAATTGAGAAGATCAATAGCCAATAA
- a CDS encoding DHH family phosphoesterase yields MSELQLYTHGDLDGIASASIYIKIAKEKLSNINYSVNFVEPTNLDKALSSTISPYKSGSIIAIMDIGVNRSNFEKVLSILSELTKRFTVEWYDHHIWPKEFKDAINSIGVKLFVEEDTCAAGVVSRHAFGGLSPEDDNTRFFVDSVCSADLWKWEEWFSPFLYRILGSGDIDVGSNKWKRFLIEEFSNGRYWSDSFDDIVEKYINLELEGYNKALREVFTEQCKRINVAYLYKKPGPPNASLLGHYLLSKTGADIVVIYRESGVLSFRSKQVDVSSIARCIGGGGHKLASGAEIKLPFYYFPLKIILKPLFDYLIKKKVMKKVNYCISETDIAPT; encoded by the coding sequence TTGAGCGAGTTACAACTATATACACATGGAGATTTAGACGGAATAGCTTCTGCCTCTATATACATAAAAATTGCTAAAGAAAAGCTGAGCAATATAAACTATTCTGTTAATTTTGTAGAACCAACCAATTTAGATAAGGCTCTCTCCTCGACTATTTCGCCATATAAAAGCGGTAGCATTATAGCTATTATGGATATCGGAGTAAACAGGAGCAATTTCGAAAAAGTATTAAGCATTCTTAGCGAATTAACTAAAAGATTTACCGTAGAATGGTATGATCATCATATATGGCCAAAAGAATTCAAAGATGCAATTAATAGCATAGGAGTGAAGCTATTTGTCGAGGAGGATACCTGTGCTGCAGGTGTGGTTTCAAGACATGCTTTTGGAGGTCTAAGCCCTGAAGACGATAACACTAGGTTTTTCGTTGACTCGGTATGTTCTGCAGACTTATGGAAGTGGGAAGAATGGTTCTCTCCTTTTCTATATAGGATATTAGGTAGCGGGGATATTGATGTTGGAAGCAACAAATGGAAAAGATTTTTAATCGAGGAGTTTAGCAATGGAAGGTATTGGTCGGACTCTTTTGATGATATTGTGGAAAAGTACATAAACTTAGAGCTTGAAGGCTATAACAAAGCATTAAGGGAAGTTTTTACTGAACAGTGTAAAAGGATTAATGTAGCATACTTATATAAAAAGCCAGGACCTCCAAATGCTAGTCTACTTGGTCACTATCTGCTATCCAAAACTGGAGCAGATATAGTAGTAATATACAGAGAGAGCGGAGTTTTGTCTTTTAGATCTAAGCAGGTTGATGTCAGCAGCATAGCTAGATGTATTGGAGGTGGAGGGCATAAATTAGCTAGCGGAGCTGAAATAAAGCTTCCATTCTACTATTTTCCTTTAAAAATTATCTTAAAACCTCTTTTCGATTATTTGATTAAGAAAAAGGTAATGAAAAAAGTAAATTATTGTATAAGCGAAACGGATATCGCTCCAACATGA
- a CDS encoding 30S ribosomal protein S26e, whose product MPKKRESRGRHKGGKGYVERIQCDNCGRLIPEDKAICVERYYSPIEPQLAKELEKKGAIITRYPVKKCYCVSCAIHLGIVKVRAEEERKAKQNVL is encoded by the coding sequence ATGCCTAAAAAAAGAGAAAGCAGAGGTAGACATAAAGGAGGAAAAGGGTACGTAGAAAGAATACAATGTGATAATTGTGGTAGATTAATACCTGAGGATAAAGCTATATGTGTTGAGAGATACTATAGTCCTATAGAACCACAACTTGCTAAAGAACTTGAAAAGAAGGGCGCAATCATAACAAGATATCCTGTAAAGAAGTGCTACTGTGTTTCTTGTGCTATACATCTTGGTATAGTGAAGGTCAGGGCTGAGGAAGAAAGAAAGGCAAAACAAAATGTTCTTTAG
- a CDS encoding HIT family protein codes for MKILWAPWRSVYIKEISKEEKGSCIFCKVIAEKDDNKNLVVFRGNKTFVIMNKYPYNSGHLMVVPYKHVSRIENLDNEELLELSTLIVRSVKVLTELYRPDGFNIGMNIGRAAGAGIEDHIHVHIVPRWIGDTNFMPVIGETRVISENLTEAYAKIKEAFQKIK; via the coding sequence ATGAAAATTCTATGGGCTCCATGGCGCTCCGTTTATATTAAAGAAATTTCTAAGGAAGAAAAGGGAAGCTGTATTTTCTGTAAAGTTATTGCTGAAAAAGATGATAATAAAAACTTAGTAGTTTTCAGAGGAAATAAAACGTTTGTTATAATGAACAAATATCCCTATAACTCGGGGCATTTAATGGTAGTGCCCTATAAACATGTCTCTCGTATAGAGAATCTTGATAATGAAGAGTTACTTGAATTGTCAACGTTGATCGTTAGAAGCGTAAAAGTATTAACTGAACTGTACAGACCCGACGGGTTCAATATAGGTATGAACATCGGCAGAGCAGCTGGCGCGGGGATTGAAGACCACATACATGTTCACATAGTTCCTAGGTGGATAGGCGATACAAACTTTATGCCGGTTATCGGAGAAACTAGAGTTATATCAGAGAACCTAACTGAGGCATATGCAAAGATTAAAGAAGCTTTTCAGAAAATAAAATAA
- a CDS encoding dihydropteroate synthase-like protein: MKIGIITGKRAYDLVKQKIDNSFFGESITIKIFKLEIEVAAMLTTSIILEMLKKDEVLVNELREMDVILIPGTVSGSTEEISILIGKPVYKASRDLSLLKELINFVSSGKKLSSTISADEILNLDRLKRFEETLEEIYKNKYPVAFEIKNIKIPVRGPPIFIASETPTGVSPQDVGEYVRYLEDSGADIINVAIPIGESFEDSIKRIKNVAESIRKSVLGIDTINTKLMLEAYDYGAEVYFSLDSKNIEELKRIKEKSFVVIPSEKTLDMGRENIVLELENTIKKAEELGFRKLIVDPIIKPPCTGFVDSLILLHDVSERVKNYPFMLSFSNVIELMDADSVGINAILSTIAAEMGASLILVSEESWKARGSTLEARISSLMSSYAFKNKTPPINIGTDLLLFKSKKKPVSMKPPEEFKKIVTVENQGEPIMDKGIYVLIFVDHEKRLIYLCVHGEEKLCYASDNGKDLYKKLTRSGVKFSNEHASYIGYELAKAEFSLKLGKQYEQDFSSFVEPKEKYFDILKYYKNLVRDIE, from the coding sequence ATGAAAATCGGCATAATTACTGGTAAAAGAGCATATGATCTGGTGAAGCAAAAGATAGATAATAGCTTTTTTGGGGAATCAATTACAATAAAAATCTTTAAGTTAGAAATAGAAGTTGCTGCAATGTTAACAACGTCTATAATTTTAGAAATGCTCAAGAAAGATGAAGTTTTGGTTAATGAATTAAGAGAAATGGATGTAATTCTAATACCAGGCACAGTGAGTGGTAGCACAGAAGAAATAAGCATTTTAATTGGAAAACCCGTTTACAAGGCATCTAGGGATCTCTCTTTATTGAAAGAACTAATAAATTTTGTATCATCAGGAAAAAAGCTCTCTTCGACGATCTCTGCAGATGAGATTTTGAACTTAGATAGATTAAAAAGATTTGAAGAAACTTTAGAAGAGATATACAAGAACAAATATCCTGTAGCCTTTGAAATAAAAAACATAAAGATACCTGTTAGAGGACCGCCTATATTTATCGCTTCTGAAACACCTACAGGAGTTTCACCACAGGACGTAGGAGAATATGTGAGATATCTAGAAGATAGCGGCGCAGATATCATAAATGTTGCAATTCCTATTGGAGAAAGCTTTGAGGATAGTATAAAAAGAATAAAAAATGTTGCAGAATCAATAAGGAAAAGCGTTTTGGGAATAGATACCATAAATACAAAGCTTATGCTCGAGGCATATGATTATGGTGCGGAAGTTTATTTTTCGCTGGACAGTAAAAATATCGAAGAACTAAAGAGGATTAAAGAAAAGTCATTTGTAGTAATTCCAAGCGAAAAGACTTTGGATATGGGCAGAGAAAATATTGTTTTAGAGTTAGAAAATACAATTAAAAAAGCAGAAGAACTAGGATTCAGAAAACTAATTGTTGATCCTATAATAAAGCCGCCATGTACAGGTTTTGTCGATTCTCTTATTTTATTACATGATGTCTCTGAAAGAGTGAAAAATTATCCATTTATGCTTAGTTTTTCAAATGTTATTGAACTAATGGATGCAGACTCGGTAGGTATAAACGCTATTCTATCTACCATTGCGGCGGAGATGGGAGCTTCTCTAATTCTCGTATCTGAGGAATCATGGAAGGCTAGAGGGTCAACGCTCGAAGCAAGGATTTCTTCTCTTATGTCTTCTTATGCCTTTAAGAATAAAACCCCTCCAATTAATATCGGAACCGATCTGTTGCTATTCAAGTCTAAAAAGAAGCCTGTCAGTATGAAGCCTCCAGAAGAATTCAAGAAAATTGTAACTGTTGAGAATCAGGGAGAACCGATTATGGATAAAGGTATCTATGTTTTGATTTTCGTTGACCATGAAAAAAGGCTTATATATCTCTGTGTTCACGGAGAAGAAAAATTATGTTATGCTTCAGATAATGGAAAGGATCTTTACAAGAAGTTGACCAGATCTGGCGTAAAATTCTCGAACGAGCATGCGTCTTACATTGGATATGAGCTTGCAAAGGCAGAATTCTCGCTCAAGCTAGGTAAACAATATGAGCAAGACTTTAGCTCTTTCGTAGAACCGAAAGAAAAATATTTTGATATCTTAAAATACTATAAAAATCTGGTGAGAGATATTGAGTAG
- the pyrH gene encoding UMP kinase — MSRTPIVIKISGSFIQPDKPDAIRNFSNVLIELWESGYRPAVVVGGGNTARDYINAARKLGGNESVLDLIGIEVTRLNAYLLILSLGSYAVPYPLESINDILKVKDDPLERIIVMGGLQPGQSTNAVSAILAEVIGAKNIINVTKVDGIYDKDPLLNKDAKLIKKITTLQLRELLKQHSSEAGKYELFDPLSLSIIERSKLIVKVISGKDPENIKKAFTEEVGSVILPSDF; from the coding sequence ATGAGTAGAACCCCTATAGTTATTAAAATTAGTGGCAGTTTCATTCAGCCTGACAAACCTGATGCCATAAGAAATTTTTCAAATGTATTAATAGAATTATGGGAAAGCGGCTATAGGCCAGCAGTAGTTGTTGGTGGAGGCAATACTGCAAGAGATTACATTAATGCAGCAAGAAAATTAGGCGGAAACGAATCAGTTCTTGATCTTATAGGGATAGAAGTAACTAGGCTTAACGCATATCTTCTTATACTATCGCTAGGCAGTTATGCAGTTCCATATCCTCTAGAAAGTATAAATGATATTTTAAAAGTAAAGGATGACCCTCTTGAGAGAATCATAGTAATGGGTGGTCTGCAACCAGGTCAATCTACAAATGCTGTTTCCGCAATATTAGCTGAAGTCATTGGTGCAAAAAATATAATCAATGTAACAAAAGTTGATGGAATATATGATAAGGATCCTCTTTTAAATAAAGATGCAAAGCTTATAAAGAAAATAACAACTTTGCAACTTAGAGAACTGCTAAAACAACACAGCAGTGAGGCAGGAAAATACGAACTCTTTGATCCTTTAAGCTTATCTATTATTGAGAGAAGCAAATTAATCGTTAAAGTAATCAGTGGAAAAGATCCGGAGAATATTAAAAAAGCATTTACAGAGGAAGTAGGAAGTGTCATACTGCCAAGTGATTTCTGA
- a CDS encoding iron-containing alcohol dehydrogenase yields the protein MSSTKDFSLSFRETTLYFGINSTERISRSIKGFRRALIVTGKTSAKKSGALDDILKILNENDIEYTIYDSVTSNPTVDKIEEITEKGKIFDTDLIIAIGGGSVIDSAKFASVILSIGGNPVDYIKRKIKPVSHTFLVAINLTHGTGTEVDRYAVATISETKEKLGSSIAYPNISVDNPRYMVSLSPQQTLFTSIDAFYHALESSIVESSNPYVQDLSEKSAYYIKTYIQVAMKNPSDIEARYWLLYASMLAGISIDLAGTSIIHGMEHGLSGVNPSLEHGAGLAIIGPLFLPLLYKAFPENSWKVMKVLDPSLRPTPEDAEKAGKILDEFQKSIGFNYALKDYGFDKEWLKDAVEAGWRIFEPRIPKDKFILTKEQVYNMLLSRL from the coding sequence TTGAGTAGCACAAAGGATTTCTCTTTAAGCTTTAGAGAAACTACCCTTTATTTTGGCATAAATTCTACAGAAAGGATATCTAGATCGATAAAGGGCTTTAGAAGGGCGCTCATAGTTACTGGAAAGACATCCGCTAAAAAGAGCGGCGCTTTAGATGATATTTTGAAAATACTTAATGAAAACGATATTGAATACACAATTTATGACTCTGTAACATCTAATCCTACGGTAGACAAGATAGAGGAAATTACAGAAAAAGGCAAAATCTTTGATACCGATTTGATTATAGCTATTGGAGGAGGAAGCGTAATAGATAGTGCTAAATTTGCTAGTGTAATACTTTCTATAGGTGGGAATCCAGTAGATTACATTAAAAGGAAGATAAAACCGGTCTCTCATACTTTTCTCGTTGCAATCAACCTCACACATGGAACAGGAACAGAAGTTGATAGATACGCAGTTGCAACTATAAGTGAAACCAAGGAGAAATTAGGCTCGTCTATAGCATATCCAAATATTTCTGTTGACAATCCGAGATATATGGTTTCTTTGTCTCCACAACAAACGCTTTTCACCAGCATTGATGCATTTTATCATGCTCTTGAATCAAGTATAGTTGAATCATCAAACCCATATGTTCAAGATCTTTCAGAAAAATCTGCTTACTACATAAAAACGTATATTCAAGTTGCAATGAAGAATCCTTCGGATATTGAGGCGAGATATTGGCTACTATACGCAAGCATGTTAGCCGGAATTTCAATTGACTTGGCAGGTACAAGCATAATTCATGGAATGGAGCATGGATTAAGTGGGGTAAATCCAAGCCTTGAACATGGAGCAGGTCTAGCTATTATAGGTCCCTTGTTTCTACCATTGTTGTACAAGGCGTTTCCAGAAAACTCCTGGAAAGTTATGAAAGTCTTAGATCCATCCCTTAGGCCAACTCCTGAAGATGCAGAAAAAGCCGGAAAGATTCTGGACGAATTTCAAAAGAGTATCGGTTTTAATTATGCTCTTAAGGATTACGGCTTCGATAAAGAATGGCTAAAAGACGCTGTAGAGGCTGGATGGAGAATTTTTGAGCCTAGAATTCCAAAGGATAAGTTTATTTTAACAAAAGAGCAGGTTTATAATATGTTGCTTTCTAGATTATAA